Genomic segment of Eupeodes corollae chromosome 2, idEupCoro1.1, whole genome shotgun sequence:
TGGTCCAAAGATACGCTTGCGGTTTCTAGAATATGACAATTAGTATAAGTGGTTCCTGTGTAATTATTGTTATCTTTGAAATTTACTTAAGGTTCGTTGTGGTAGCATCGATTTCCAATAAGAAACCCCTATCCTTATCAAAGGATATCCATGAATTACAACCAAGTATACTTGATTTCGATATGCTCACTAAAACATCAGGACTTAGCTGTAGAAATGACCGCGGCGGGCTTCTAGGTGAGCTAAGGAAGACAATTGGATCTTTCGGTGTTGAAAGTTCACAATAAACTTGAACAACTTTGTCAAGGAATTGCGTGAGGTCAGGACGCTTTAATTCGGCACGGACTAGTTTCAATGAGGTTTCATCTTGTGTAAGGCGTCTCGGATGAGGTTCACGCAATAACTGTGATGGAACTTGACCAAAATTATTGATCATTCCtgtaaaaacagatttttttttgtgaaaaaacagctattgataaacaaaaatgtggTGAAATACCTTCGACAGCTTCACGTTCGACGGGATTAGCGATTTTATCTAAATCAACAGCACCTTCATAAGAAcaataatagaagacatttaaGGCTTCTGCGGCTTTGGCACCTTTTTGTTTATAACTGAATTAGAAAAGTAAAGGGTAAAGTAAGTAAAGTTGCATTACAAATTATGAATTACAACTtacccaaaaattaaatcaatccAATGATGTAGATTCTGAGAAACGTATTCTGATTCCAGAGCACGTCGGTGAATGGCAATAAATTCTTCGGGTGTAGTTGCCCATGGCGGTAAAATCACATCatcaactttttcttttgtcagCTGGAGATGTCCCAAATCcaacctaaaagaaaattctCATCACAAAACAATCCAAACAGTgaacagtttttaaaacttacttattcatatttttaagaaattctggAAAGTAGAAAAACTCCGGAATCAATTCTTTCACATCATTTGGATTATCCATAAGAAGTTTCCAGGTTTGTGGAATTGAATGAAACTGACGATCTGCAACATCAAATCTCCCACTTTGTAGTTCAATGTGAAGTGACGTAAACGGTTCCACACGCAAAAGATAATGCAATACCCCAGCTGAATTGGAATAATGCGTTCCATAGTGGAATTTTGGTATCATACCAGATGGATCCTCAAAGCTGTCGTATTTTGTTCGAACTTCAGCTTCATTTTTCGGATTTATCTACATTTTCAAATTAAGCATCAACTGAGAATTTcaatacaaacacaaaaatgtaaCTTACCACTCCCACTGGTTTAGATAGATTTCTAAATGACTTTGGATCGGTGAGATCGAGAATATCACTCGTATAGTCAGCCAATATCCAAGGAAACACAGGATACTGACTTAGATCATTATAGGAACGACCTTAAATATAAAAGAGCTGACGTAagaactttgttttgaaataatctttttaaaatttacctgCAATAGTATTTAGATACATTAGATACTCGAAGTTTGAAATCTCCCTATTAACCCACTTTTGAGTGAGTCCAGAAGACCTCAGAAGTTCAGCAGGCGAACGACCCGAACCATAAAGGATATTTGGTGGTTGTAGACTAAGTATCTTCGTAAATACTTTGTTTCTTGTCTATGAGAAAAAGAAATGTTACGTATTTCCagatgaaattgttaaaaatgacttaaacttACTTTCGTTGTGAAGTTAAGAAAATAGCTAGTTTGATcaactaaaaatatttccaaagcaCTACGACGTAGATTGTATTTACGCAAATGAACCTCACGAATTTTATTGATTGAAAATCTAAATACAAGGaacgaaaattatattttataaaacaatttatgttataattcaaaattttacctaaaaTCATTCTTTTCACCATCTTCTGTCGGTGGACTTAAATCAATAAATGTAAACACAGCCTGATTAACTTCTATACGTCCTTTAACTTTGGTCATAAGTGTTATTAGTTCACACTCCTGAGCGATCACAGCTTTTTCCAATGGAACATCCTGTTGGGATTGTGCTTCAATTGTTATTCGAAGTTCTTCTTCCAACATTGGATTATCATCGTCGAGAAAATCTCTCACAACAGCAGTTTTAATTGTCGAATCAAATTCAGAAAGTTCTCTGTTGGtagtttaaaatattctaaTTAAATAAATGCAACGAAAGAAAAGAGACAATTAGGTATTTACTTTGTATCACAAGCATTAGCAGCATTATCTCTTAAGTTTGCAGCATTTTCATGTTTATTTGGATATAATTGCGGTTCAAGTTTTAAACGCATGCGGGCCACATTTTCGTGACTAGAAAGAGTCCAAAATTCTTCTACTGgttttctgtaaataaaataatgacaataaatattaaaaattatcatttttgttaGCACAATTagcaattaaataaatcttttaatttatcaacaaaactagtttgttttaataaatgatgtaaaataaataaattaggtagcgcaacaatctgttaagaactagggccaagTCCTAACAACTCTTAACCAGTCTTGTGTGGgagtaatgttgccaggaaTGGGGGGAActaaagttttaagccgaatccgaaggttaatttgagaaagcatttttcacgacaagaattactcttatggaatttgtcaatttctcgcaagagacTGTAACTGTGAAAAAATGCCACAGGCAGgctttgaacccaagacctctggcatgaaagtcaaacgcattttttttgtaattcatttttattaattcaatcttaaaactagacacaaattcataaaactagcttaattaaccataacttacaactaacttacccCATACGGAAActataagttaaacaataatactaatTCTAATGACTTTCGATCCTAAGATATATTttactattattaatttttgttatttcttagcctatcaattcggtcccgatcggacacagccctactaaaCCGAACAAACTCAGCTCCGCCTTGTGTCATGACGTCCTGATTGTACAGGAGCCGCCTATCCAcggtcgtctgacgtggtagattagcggaactgcaaATCTATTCTGTACcggaccgcatctatctaagaaGAGGAATGCTGCTTAAGCgggcactctcaaaatactcgtcgttcggatagaacaccGCGaagttaaattgttggtcgaagttTCATCACGAAATTATCAATTTAGTTGATTCGAGCTCCGTTGTATAGCACCTCGTTGGAATAGCAATGCACGAAAGAatattcggctgttcgatataagccggtacagcgtagTATACACTGCTGCTCGAACatccgaaacttctccatctgggaaggggcaacgttgaaccacacaggacaaccataaacgatcatcggccgtatgagggccatgtagcaaattaccttaaCTCTTgtgtcaagccgactgctgtaaaacagccgttttgtcagagAGAAGGCTCCTTTGGCcatggtcagagcagcatttatttgtgtgtcaaaatataaatactgatctaatcagataccgaggtacttcactacacttttgctcgttaatcgctgcccgtgaagatcaacgatgaccagaCCATCTTGGGCAATTTCTTGCAcatatccctcgtggccctagccaaggGAGTCGGGAACAGGATTGTATCCGATCTCTGGATATTTATCTTCAGTTTAAAGTCGTCGCAATATccctgaatcttgtcgaaatcacgctgcaagaggaTTATTATAACCTCAACCTTGCGAGCCGTTCTGTACGCTATTAGGTCTCCGGCGTACGTAATTTTAAAGCTAGGCAAAGTTGAAGCAACCAGTCGTCTGCACACTCTAAAAGCGTCGGTGTTCCATTTGATGTAAGATCTGGCTTACTTCCTCTTTTTTGTCAGCCATATCGAtagtaaataattgaaaactattttgtattctttccaCAAATCAAAAGATCACATTCTATTGTTGGAAGTTGGATGCGTTTCAATCTATGTGGAACTTAGTTAAGTGTATCTCAATATTTTCTGAGATGTACTAAGTTGCGGCACACATTTAAAAACAGTATCAGCAAATGGGCCTTAATGGCTTAAatgacatacataaatatattttatttctcattaaaaaattcacaaaatgtATGTCACTTAACTATTAGTACACCAATAAACCAAAGAATTTCAAATGAACGTGGGTTAAATTTTGGCGAAAACCTTTTGACAATGGTTTGCTTGAATTATAATTTATCACAAATGGACGTACTGGAATTTAGGCACATAATGAGACAGCGAAAAATTGCACTTCACCAATTTTAAGGATGATTAGGTGCATTGATCTCATTTTGTACCACttaaaattcttcatttttaaaagttttttaaacttgGAACTTTTAATTGcatgttatttgtaaaaaacacattccaaaAAACAACTCTCCactctcttttaaaaaataaccaaagaATTAGTATTCTTTACACTAATCTTATAAGTggccatttttttaaactaaatatttgaataaaagcgtttttaaaaaaccaaaaaaaaaagcacaACAAAGTGAAATCatcgaaaaagaaataaaaatctaaataattatttcacGTAAATATGAAGAGACGCAGATCTGAGGTTCATGTTTTATTGCAACCTCgttcgaaaatcaacttttaaatgAGGAATCACCTATTTGGAATTCTAATGAGTCCAACCATAAGAATCTCTTTCATATCGAATATCTCATTGTCATGTCGTCGCCATCTACCGCAAATATATTGAACTTTGAgttgtttaataaaaagagtaagttgtttttttttaagaaaatatttttttatgtttgttccgatttttgttacaaatttCAATGAGgacaaagaataaaaagaaaaaagtgatgAAAGCAATTTACAACAATGACAATGAAGAGTTTACTAATTTTTTACAATAGATGTCACTCTTATTATTCCACGAACTCCGAATTTGGCGGTGATCAATTAGCTATTATAGTTTAGGTTGTTTTCAATCAGGTAATGGGGTTCTGGGCGGCGAGATCCGGCACAATCTTAGGCAGCAACAACTGGAGCGGGGGCAACAATTGTCTTGGCGGCTACAACTGGGGCAACTGCTGCAACTGGGACATCCTTTTGAACGACGGCGTTGAATCCACTGATGTCGTCAGCGTAGTACGAGACAATACGACGGGAACCATCGGGTTCGATCAGGGAGTAGGATCCACGGACAACATCGCCGTCACGGCTTTCCTCTTGGGTCTTTGAGTCCCCGGTAAGGGTATCTTGGACATCGTAGGCGAACTTGTATTGTGGGAAGGAGTCGACCTCTTCAGCGGCAACAAGTGGGGCTGGAGCAGCAACAACTGGAGCTGGGGCGGCGGCGACGACTGGAGCAGGGGCGGCAACAACTGGAGCTGGGGCAGCGAAAGCTCTGGCGGCAACAACTGGAGCTGGGGCGGCAACGATTGGTTGAGCGAAAGCACGGGCAACTGGAGCAGCGTAAGCAGCCCTCTGGATCAAAGGAGCGGAGTAGTACTGAGCGGTATATGGCGAGGCGTACGCGAAAGGTGCTGGTCCTGCAGCAACCAGAGGAGCAGCCGCCGGGACGAGGCCAGCCTTAGCTGAGATGGCCAAAGTGGAAAGAACTGCAATCTGCGAAGGAAGTTAAGAATTAGTGTAATCCGTTTTGTATATAATCCAAATGCGTGCGTGAGTGATAGGAGAGTGCACATGACGAAAGAACCAATACTTACAATAAGCGGACTCATTGTGGGCTTAGGAAGGATTGTTTCTCACTGTCTGATGCTCTAAAGTGAACTGACATGCTTTTGAAACGGCAGTGCGTCTTTTTAtacccaaaaaaaaagatttccatacttcattttgttaatttgaatatttcgcATATAAACATACAAACCTATACACCAGAGAAGATGGGGCGCGCGAACTGATTTTGCCCCGTAAATTCAGCGTTTTCAATTTCCAAATAATATTCCGCAGTCGGGGCACGTAAATCGGGTAATATACCATGGCAATATGCACGCGGGAATATAATTGTTATTCAATTTTcatacaattaaattttcaacttgCATGgaagccatcatcatcatcgtatgGGCTGGCTATACGGCTATATGGCGATGGCGGGCGTAAAGGTATATAAGAGTTTGaaataaccaaaaacaaaacaacaaaatactttCAAGCCTTGTGAAGGCCTTTGgtcaaatgtttattttatattttttttggcaatagTGTGTCCTCTCACGCATAATCAAATAAAGAAGTCTAATAAACCAGATCATCGAATACCAACATGTTTTTCGTCTGCTTTTACTACCAAGTGACGACCGTACAAATGGGTGTATTCAGGTAAAACACATTTTAGGTGACATTGTTTAAATAACCATCAAAGTAGGCACACTATGTTAATATCGGGTACCCATATGAGGAAGCTTTCCAAATTGTATAGCTTTGTATTTTTGCgaagttcaaatttaaaactcaatgCCAATCAATCAGACAttatttttcctcaaaaacTTGTCATTTGAAAGTCGAACATTAAAGAAAGGACACATTCAAGTTCCATCCCAATGTTCATAAgcaaaatttaacttattttacctGCATAAGTTGGTTTAATATTAAGTGtaaaaactttacaataatAAAGTATTGACATTTAAGTAAAGGACTTTCCATTTTCAATTTCCTTGCAAACGACTTTTACGAGTTCGATTACACTTTTTATGTTTACAAAGAATGGTTTATCAAACAAACGAGTATGTTTGCACACTTCATCACCATaaaatgcaaagaaaaagaagttttgtttCAATAAGAATTGCAATCACCAAATTTCTTAAACGAATGTACATAAACATTCATTTATTGAAGGACACACCTCTTAACCACATTTCGTTTTTTGTACATGATAGCTTTAGCTTTTCATCCTTTTAGAAGCTTTTTATTTCcaacatttaaattaagagtCTTTCAATAAGAgtgggtagatgttgaaatggaataaaacaatatGTGtatgaggtattaacaaaatacttttttatttgaaaggcgcatgtatgcTATTAAGAGTAGAATATGAAATCATTCAAATACAATCTTCgacttcttacggtggcacagATCCaaatggtccaattttcaatgactcttctgCATAGATCCGgccgcatgaccttggtggccaattcacatcaacCCCTGCGAGGGATAACCtcaccctcaaatcgttcatgcaaaatgtcaatcgtggcgttttctgtgtggcacgtagcgccgcgcTGActtgctggaaccacatgtcgtttGGATCCATTAGGCTCattttgggccataagaaattagtaatCACTGCTATGTAGGGCTCGCTGTTGAAGGTGACCGCCTCGcgaacgtcgttttcaaaaaagtactgaTCAATTAGCCCGCCGGCCAAAAATCCACTCCAAACGTTAACtctttgaggatgcattatcgcCTGGTGAACCtcacgtgggttggtgtcgtcttATACACGGCAATATACACAgccatttatccaaaaatgctcctcgtcactaaagacgatttttcggccaaaattggggtcctcttcaaAGAGACTCGAAgatcgaagcccagtcagcgaaaaaACGGCGTAGTCATGAACTTTAAGCGCCTGAGTCAGTTGAATCTTGTAAGGGTGTAGGCCCAAGCCCTTACACAAAATTCGCCAAATTGAAGTCTGCAAGTTGaaagccgagttcttgtgcaagTCGAGGAATAGACTTCTTCGGGTTATGCTGTACCGCTTCGCGGACCACGGCAATGATTTAACGAACTCTAATTTTAAcagtaaagttttatcatttaaacgtgctgttcaatGGTGTAACTTACGAAAttatttggcataaacaacttaataataaacaaaaggtgCCAAAATCTATCCACGCCAGTTGAAAGACCCTTTATAACGTAGAaaatattcatcaaaaaattattaattttgttttaaatgctcagaacgtttttgttttttttttcttaaacttattaGTTTTAtacgttttaaaaatactgaaacgtttttgacatatgaaattttgaaaaaagtaacatTGTTTTTTAGAATCCAAAAGCAAAATTCGAtaataaagcttttttaatcGTAACTTTTCGTTCAActgtatttgtaaaaaataattcattttttggCAGTTGTAAGATAGCGTAGATATTGAtatctgtaaattgtgcaatatgaTTAAGAAAGATATCTTATATTTTGGCTATCATAAAAACTATTActagaaaaagttaaattttacatttttgatcattatTGAAATCGGTATAAACTATTGAAATCTGTTTATTAAGTTTTGGAAACTTAATAACAAGATGACGGTTCCCTAAGGttggagcaatacaaacatattttttatttttaaaagaaaccatcacgttaaaaaaaatatttagagaaaattaaataaaaagctagtggttcgttttttaaaaaaatccaattatcgatttttgaccaaaaaaaactaaaataacgcCTAACGCttatttctgaatttaaaagtttGAGCCAATCGACCCAATGATTTGACCTGTAGAGGTGAGGAAAGACGGGCAAATAGACAGACCGTATCGGGGGACgtattttttcgacttctctaccatcgtaatatcatatttgattaaaatctcgaatttaaattttttacgaatgcaatgcTTGCCGTTTAGCTTGTTCATATTTGTTGAAAGTAAAAATCAACAGGTATTTTATAGataagaaaaagtgaaaaaaatattcttgatctcgcgaaaaacaaatattatagtttcaaaataattttagattattaaaaataaagtttctggCACTATTGAAAAATCtaagtgacagtttttgttaGCATTTAAATTGCTTGTTTTTATTCTGCCAAAACAACATATTccgctttaagaggagattatggtttaaataatcgtccaactacgcaagcaattggacaatttttgaatactGGATTGGTGACAAATATTGTAAGGCTTATGCATCATCATTTCCCTTgttccactgaaaatatcgctgctgtaagggAAAGTGTTGACGAAGACCGCAATGTTtagattcctcgtcgttctagGAATTatgactgtcttacggcacatttgAATCTAAACCTATATCTATATAAAaaccagctcacacaacaattGGAGCCACAAAAGTCTCTGTTTGGTGAGCCCTTTGGTCAGGAGTGTGATTGCaccttttttcttcgaaaacgacgatggaactaacttcaccgtcaattcggaccGTTATGGgtatatgataaccgactttttttgcctactattgaagaatacgacttgaagaatatgtcACACacctcgagcgaatatggcttatTGCAGGAGACCATGGCCGCGTAAGTTCTCgacgtggcgatatcaactggccacccaGATCATGCCATTTGTTATCGCTGgagttttttttgtggggctacgcgaaagaccgtgtttatgaaCTCCAGAGCACTTACAAATTAGCAtttgtcaagttatggctgagataccgcccaatatgtgtcaaaaagtggtcgaataTTACCTCAAACGAATCGATGTTTCCAACAATTTACGAGGTggtcattttaataatttagtgttttgtttacgtttaattatttttgtagttctTGACCTGATTTTACTTTTATGGAGGTATTCACCCCTGTTACACAACTCTGTAAATGGACTACAGTGACTTTTTTCCAAACGTTTGCTGTTATCAAAATCGACCCAAGACAATTTGTTTTATGTGGAACCGCAACACTTTCTCACTCATCTCGCATTTGTttagttaaatgaaaacaaaacaaaaagttctaAAATGCAAGCTAAatgcttataataaaaaatgtttcagtatttttttcatGATGGGAACAATCCAAATTATGTGGATGATACTTTTTTGGAATCAGCCCTTAATGCTGTTAAAAGTGTCATTAACACTTTTTACACAAAagttaaactgaaaaaaaaatcagtctaAAATACAATTACAGATTCAATTTAAAAGGTATACGACATTGGTACTTTTTCATGAAGGTAGGACTGATGAAAATTCAAGAAAGCCTTATTCAAACGTAACGAAAATTCGAACAAATTTGTGCTATGTCCATCGAACAATAAATTCATTTGACCAGGGTTCTCTACTTTCTATttcatgaaatttaatttaacgacCGGAACAGAGGCAAAGTTATAGTTCCTCGAAAACAATCCCTCCTGGGAGATCTTAGATGCTTTGGCCATGTAAGAAACTGACAGCGTCGAattgtaagtttaaaaatgataagaTGTTCTTAGGAATCGCCAATATAGTTCATCCAGCGAATGTCATAAGTAAGTTTTACAAAGACTGCGAAACGTCAGTTGATCAAGTTGACTCTTTGGGAGTAGTACTCTTAGAATTCTGTAATCAACATGAATACTTCTACTTTATTCtttatattgaaaactttaaataagatattttaGGCACTTCATAAAAACGGCTGtctctaaaaattatttcaaggtCTTCTTTTATAGATTTATTATATACCTCAATGAAAAACAGTTCCAAACAGGTGTGACTTATGTTTCATTGCACTTTATGCTCAGTGTGGTtcgattttaatacttttaattttatttccattttactgcatgaaatttattttcttcattagCTGAATTCTTCATCAAAGTTTATATTTGATTTCTCAgataaaactaaaagaaaatcaaaaaccatGCCAAGTGTTAATGAATCATGtgttgcatacaaaaatattaaattctgtcacaattatttaaaacaaatttttgagttAATAAATAACCCAGAAGTTGGCAACATGCGCAAAACGCAAGTGTTGAACTCACGCATCTGTATTTGGCTTTGGTTGGCTCGCGAGAATGTGACCCACATAATCTTATGCCAATAACAAGCAAATATAAACTAGAGCTTGAAGTTTAAAATTCGTTGtgctttttactttttcttcttcttcggtgtggtgaattgaaatatttaccACAATTAAGTCTGATCACTTTAGGAATCGATTTAAAACTGAGATTTTCTCAGAATAGCATTTCATTTTGATTCATTTACAGTTGAGTGTCGTTCATAGCTAGATGAACAAGTCGTGTTAATGAAGCTTAGATATACGGCACTGTCCACACTATTCAAATGTTAAGTCCATATTTTACTATACCTACAAGCAGTTAGATCAAAGTACGTGACTAGCTTACTTAGGGTAATAGTTACTTCAGATTTGACCTTGgggtttaaaatataatttttaactatGTAAGTCTTGGTTTTTTATTTGGACTCAATGATAGACGTATATTGTGAAGTATTGTTAAGGAGAATACGAGTATATAAGCATTTAtaagcattttcaaaataagtcagttgaattgaaatttgtaaAGCCCGTAATGGGCActaaaaaacgtaattttaccttataaaataaatgtttttacttaaaaaatacaacattgTATTAGATCCAAGCTCAAAAAATGCATGGATGTTTAACGCAATTTTATGCAAGGTGTCTCAGTTAAACGTTTCTTCtcgatatttaaaacaaattttattttgaatagaaatTAATGCACTgttatttaattgtaaaaaagaagACGCAACTTACAGTGGAAAACGATATCAGCCAAATTGGCTACCAGGGCAACGATTATGTCCTTGTCTTAAAATTTCCATGACCATTTCGCATGATTTGTCTtcgataacttcacgaattttatcataataatgtttaattatAAGATCTCTGTGGAAAATTGTGATAAactcttcgagaaataacacAACAATCATTCTTGGATTTTCCGAACTCCAAATGTTACTTATTAACGTAGTGTCTCCGATGAAAATCCGTACAAATGCTCtttcgaattagccagttgcattaacaccaataaataatttaacagtaATACTCTCACTTTTAGGAAAGTTCTTAGTTTACCCCTGAGCTCAAAAAGTACTCAGAAGTACTGCACATCGGGTGTGTAGAACGCTTCACCTAACTCTATCATCCTTCCCAttatgatattcaaaactttaaaaccaatGAGCTTCGATGTCTTcgttaaatccttccctattttctgAAAGCTCggactgtgtttaaactttaaacatgttaagggctTTACTAGCCCCTTGAGTGACTGttaattatatacataaaattaaatgtattttaataacaTATTCAGCAAAGATACGAAGTGGCTGGTGATCGACTGTCTTGAGTTCATGTGTTTAAGGAACTTTAAAAGCCTTAAGATCTTATTTAAAATACGGTCTTATATCGCTTCTCGGATACCttgttataaaaatgaataagaaaTTGACAAGTCTTTGCTTTCATCAATACTACGGGCCATAGAAGTAATTCTCTCAATTGCTCTTGAGCGATTCGTATGGCCACTAACTAGACACAAcagtttaagtttttcttccattttcaCTACTGCCGAACAATTTTGCATGCGTTTGAACCAATTTTCGTAGCACTTTTTCCACTCCGATTGAGGTACCTccaaaacatagtttttgaatGCATAAACGGCTAAACGGCTTCTTCAGGGGTCGAAAAACGTTGTCCACGCATTTTTTAATGTGCGGGAATAAAAAGATAGTCATTGGGTGCCAAATCAGTACTGTACGGCCGATGACCCATTAATTCGATGTTTTGGCTTTCTTCAAGTCGATGTGTGAGAGCTTGCATTATCATGATTAAGAATGATTCGTCTCTTTTTCTGCTTCTTTCGAATTTCTCGGATGACTTCTAGAAAACAAATGTACGTTTACCATTCAGAATTGACCAACTTGCGTTGCTCTAAAGCTACGGTCGCCACGTGACCAGTAATGCCGAAGAAACCGGCAACCATTAGATTCGATGTGCTTCTTCCGCGAACAACTGTTGTTGGATTTGGCTCATCTTGGAAGACCCATACAGTCGATTGCAGTTT
This window contains:
- the LOC129945913 gene encoding cuticle protein 18.6-like; this translates as MSPLIIAVLSTLAISAKAGLVPAAAPLVAAGPAPFAYASPYTAQYYSAPLIQRAAYAAPVARAFAQPIVAAPAPVVAARAFAAPAPVVAAPAPVVAAAPAPVVAAPAPLVAAEEVDSFPQYKFAYDVQDTLTGDSKTQEESRDGDVVRGSYSLIEPDGSRRIVSYYADDISGFNAVVQKDVPVAAVAPVVAAKTIVAPAPVVAA